One Deinococcus grandis DNA window includes the following coding sequences:
- a CDS encoding TrkH family potassium uptake protein, with amino-acid sequence MSRRLRRRRLNPPQLIALVYLLGIALGAAALHLPGMTRPGAALSSVDLLFTATSATCITGLVVADTGETFTRLGQVVILLLAQVGGLGIITFGTLFALLTGRRVNFSERQQLAQQVNALDVGGVLGLLRIIVLYTFAAQGVGTLLLALRFVPQFGLGEGLYQSVFHAVSAYNNAGFVVLPGGMTPYVQDPLVSGVIALLIVLGGLGFLVQLNVLTHLANPRRNRLMVYSRLTLVTTGALLVLGTAVLLGLEWTGALRGLGTGGKLLAAFFQSVTPRSGGFATVDMTALAPGSVFVMIALMFIGANSGSTGGGIKTSTFAILLVSAWNLIRGRTELIAFGRQIVPENVVRAGTITTIYTLLVFTGFFLMLVTNPALGFTPLLFETVSAAATVGLSLDVTHRLNDAGLTVLCALMYLGRIGPVTFALALNLRETSRGVIKYPPERDILVG; translated from the coding sequence ATGAGCCGCCGGCTGCGGCGGAGACGCCTGAATCCCCCGCAGCTGATCGCGCTGGTGTACCTGCTGGGCATCGCGCTGGGCGCGGCGGCGCTGCACCTGCCGGGCATGACGCGGCCCGGCGCGGCGCTCAGCAGCGTGGACCTGCTGTTCACGGCGACCAGCGCCACCTGCATCACGGGACTGGTCGTGGCGGATACGGGCGAGACCTTCACGCGGCTGGGGCAGGTCGTGATCCTGCTGCTGGCGCAGGTGGGTGGCCTGGGGATCATCACGTTCGGGACGCTGTTCGCGCTGCTGACCGGTCGGCGCGTGAACTTCAGCGAGCGTCAGCAGCTGGCGCAGCAGGTGAACGCGCTGGACGTGGGCGGCGTGCTGGGGCTGCTGCGGATCATCGTCCTGTACACCTTCGCGGCGCAGGGCGTGGGAACGCTGCTGCTGGCGCTGCGCTTCGTACCGCAGTTCGGGCTGGGCGAGGGCCTGTACCAGTCGGTGTTCCACGCGGTCAGCGCGTACAACAACGCGGGGTTCGTGGTGCTGCCTGGCGGTATGACACCGTACGTGCAGGACCCGCTGGTCAGCGGGGTGATCGCGCTGCTGATCGTGCTGGGCGGCCTGGGCTTCCTGGTGCAGCTGAACGTCCTGACGCACCTGGCCAACCCGCGGCGCAACCGCCTGATGGTGTACAGCCGCCTGACGCTGGTGACGACCGGGGCGCTGCTGGTGCTGGGCACGGCCGTGCTGCTCGGGCTGGAGTGGACCGGGGCCCTGAGGGGTCTGGGGACGGGCGGGAAGCTGCTGGCCGCGTTCTTCCAGAGCGTCACGCCGCGCTCCGGGGGGTTCGCCACGGTGGACATGACGGCCCTGGCGCCGGGCAGCGTCTTCGTGATGATCGCGCTGATGTTCATCGGCGCGAACAGCGGTTCCACGGGCGGCGGGATCAAGACGAGTACCTTCGCGATCCTGCTGGTCAGCGCCTGGAACCTGATCCGGGGCCGCACGGAACTGATCGCGTTCGGGCGGCAGATCGTGCCCGAGAACGTGGTGCGGGCCGGGACGATCACGACCATCTACACGCTGCTGGTGTTCACGGGCTTCTTCCTGATGCTGGTCACGAACCCCGCGCTGGGGTTCACACCGCTGCTGTTCGAGACGGTCAGTGCCGCCGCGACCGTGGGCCTGAGCCTGGACGTGACGCACCGCCTGAACGACGCGGGCCTGACCGTGCTGTGCGCGCTGATGTACCTGGGCCGCATCGGGCCGGTGACCTTCGCGCTGGCGCTGAACCTCCGCGAGACGTCCCGCGGGGTGATCAAGTACCCGCCGGAGCGGGACATTCTGGTGGGCTGA
- a CDS encoding DUF427 domain-containing protein: protein MKATWNGATIAQSDDTVVVEGNHYFPADSVNPEYLRPSTNHTTCPWKGEASYHSVHVNGQDNPDAAWYYPTPKDAARQIAGRVAFWKGVQVTQD from the coding sequence ATGAAAGCCACCTGGAACGGCGCCACCATCGCCCAGTCCGACGACACCGTGGTCGTTGAGGGCAACCACTACTTCCCGGCGGACAGCGTGAACCCCGAGTACCTGCGCCCCAGCACCAACCACACCACCTGCCCCTGGAAGGGCGAGGCCAGCTACCACAGCGTCCACGTGAACGGGCAGGACAACCCCGACGCCGCGTGGTACTACCCCACGCCCAAGGACGCCGCGCGGCAGATCGCGGGGCGCGTCGCCTTCTGGAAGGGCGTGCAGGTCACCCAGGACTGA
- a CDS encoding alpha-amylase family glycosyl hydrolase translates to MKAYMKRFHMVGRAGALAALTLSLSACSLFKAPNATPRAWQDEVIYFAMTDRFANGTPANDNGPNRDAGDRADRTNPLAWHGGDFAGLKAKIDDGYFKKMGFTAIWVSPVVLQVPAINTGSGPSQGRPFAGYHGYWAEDFKKVDPHFGTLDEYRALIDTAHRNGIKVIQDIVVNHAGYGATLTKTNPDWFHTKADCDASSNKTTDCDLAGLPDFKQELPAVTAYLNDFVTYWRGATGIDGLRIDTMKHVPDAYWTQFFKAGGAGDPAKIWSVGEVFDGNPAYLARFMNDLGSPSVFDFALYFSFKDQMSSAGGNLDRMADVFAQDGVYRDPTRLTTFVDNHDVRRFVTEVTERGGSAAQAAERLDMALSTMYFSRGTPSVWQGTEYAQPGKGDPYDYPLGQGNREDMDFTRLGGSTLDERLGALAAARGKYRALTRGAQQELWRPNGGAPVLAYRRVISGVQGVAGQPVVFVVNNGDTELDLGSLSGGGIPLLGTFSGSALTEVTGRANTLSVSGGKLVGRVPARSVLAVTAPGGSGATGTVNAALPEVAGLTVQAGDSAAQLTWTPSTDAKVAGYRVYVKGAGSTERLVNFAPIPATQGSFLVRGLTNDVTTTFRVVTVDSAGAESKGVTATGTPSSKNTAKVTFTVDARTQGNGPIELRRFDTGSQIEYPMTQDTPGVWKTSIDLPLFREVKFKFGNDSAGAKNGGYEAPGQGDRAHVVGTNGNAYSGTYDFTEQPVPAATVTGRVTGGGQNLGGALVEATSANPALNYAITFPDGTYTLRVPAGAQTLKASAGGYLDGTLTVTAPAQDANIDLARDLRTKYNIDGDLSDWTAPAVSVQSPAEGTFGANNNWLSLRADRDAQYLYLAYTYRVDGNSAILYLDTAPGGAKQADSFDAWKRAATFGGQVDGVNAFIARYGTEKAQLRLVQSDTATPEVNAADYLQASSGAAPDQTVELAIPWTALGLSGRPAAGTGLMGGIFGGDGYGAGDIIPDAKSTPAGANTITDCYGSCRATFTEPLKLP, encoded by the coding sequence ATGAAAGCCTACATGAAACGCTTCCATATGGTCGGGCGCGCGGGCGCCCTGGCGGCCCTCACGCTGTCCCTGTCGGCCTGTAGCCTGTTCAAGGCTCCCAACGCAACCCCTCGCGCCTGGCAGGACGAGGTCATCTACTTCGCGATGACCGACCGCTTCGCCAACGGCACCCCCGCCAACGACAACGGCCCGAACCGCGACGCCGGGGACCGCGCCGACCGCACCAACCCCCTGGCGTGGCACGGCGGGGACTTCGCGGGCCTGAAAGCCAAGATCGACGACGGATACTTCAAGAAGATGGGCTTCACGGCCATCTGGGTCAGCCCGGTCGTGCTGCAGGTGCCCGCCATCAACACCGGCAGTGGCCCCAGCCAGGGCAGACCGTTCGCGGGATACCACGGCTACTGGGCCGAGGACTTCAAGAAAGTCGACCCGCACTTCGGCACCCTGGACGAGTACAGGGCCCTGATCGACACGGCACACAGGAACGGCATCAAGGTCATCCAGGACATCGTGGTGAACCACGCCGGGTACGGCGCGACCCTCACCAAGACGAACCCCGACTGGTTCCACACGAAAGCCGACTGCGACGCGTCCAGCAACAAGACCACCGACTGCGACCTGGCGGGCCTGCCGGACTTCAAACAGGAACTTCCGGCCGTCACGGCGTACCTGAACGACTTCGTGACGTACTGGCGCGGCGCGACCGGTATCGACGGGCTGCGCATCGACACCATGAAGCACGTGCCCGACGCCTACTGGACACAGTTCTTCAAGGCGGGCGGCGCGGGCGACCCGGCCAAGATCTGGTCGGTCGGTGAGGTGTTCGACGGGAACCCCGCCTACCTCGCTCGCTTCATGAACGACCTCGGTTCGCCCAGCGTGTTCGACTTCGCGCTGTACTTCTCGTTCAAGGACCAGATGAGCAGCGCGGGCGGCAACCTGGACCGCATGGCGGACGTGTTCGCGCAGGACGGCGTGTACCGCGACCCGACCCGCCTGACGACCTTCGTGGACAACCACGACGTGCGCCGCTTCGTGACCGAAGTGACCGAACGGGGCGGCAGCGCCGCGCAGGCCGCCGAGCGCCTGGACATGGCGCTGTCCACCATGTACTTCTCGCGCGGGACGCCCAGCGTCTGGCAGGGCACCGAGTACGCCCAGCCCGGCAAGGGCGACCCCTACGACTACCCGCTGGGACAGGGCAACCGCGAGGACATGGACTTCACCCGCCTGGGCGGCAGCACGCTCGACGAGCGCCTGGGCGCCCTGGCTGCCGCGCGCGGCAAGTACCGCGCCCTGACGCGCGGCGCGCAGCAGGAACTCTGGCGTCCCAACGGCGGCGCGCCCGTCCTGGCCTACCGCCGCGTGATCAGCGGCGTGCAGGGCGTAGCGGGGCAGCCCGTGGTGTTCGTCGTGAACAACGGCGACACGGAACTGGATCTGGGCAGCCTGAGCGGCGGCGGGATTCCGCTGCTGGGCACCTTCTCCGGCAGCGCCCTGACCGAAGTGACGGGCCGCGCCAACACCCTGAGCGTCAGCGGCGGCAAACTGGTGGGTCGCGTGCCCGCCCGCAGCGTCCTGGCCGTCACCGCACCCGGCGGGTCCGGCGCGACCGGCACCGTGAACGCGGCCCTGCCGGAGGTCGCGGGCCTGACCGTGCAGGCCGGGGACAGCGCCGCGCAGCTGACCTGGACGCCGAGCACCGACGCGAAGGTCGCCGGGTACCGCGTGTACGTGAAGGGGGCGGGCAGCACCGAGCGCCTCGTGAACTTCGCGCCCATTCCCGCCACGCAGGGCAGTTTCCTGGTGCGCGGCCTGACGAACGACGTGACCACCACCTTCCGCGTGGTGACGGTGGACAGCGCCGGAGCCGAGAGCAAGGGTGTGACGGCTACCGGCACGCCGAGCAGCAAGAACACCGCGAAGGTGACGTTCACCGTGGACGCCCGCACGCAGGGCAACGGCCCCATCGAACTGCGCCGCTTCGACACCGGCAGCCAGATCGAGTACCCCATGACCCAGGACACCCCGGGCGTGTGGAAGACCAGCATCGACCTGCCACTGTTCCGCGAGGTGAAGTTCAAGTTCGGGAACGACAGCGCGGGCGCGAAGAACGGCGGGTACGAGGCCCCGGGCCAGGGTGACCGCGCCCACGTGGTCGGCACGAACGGGAACGCCTACAGCGGCACGTACGACTTCACCGAGCAGCCCGTCCCGGCCGCCACCGTCACCGGGCGTGTCACGGGCGGCGGGCAGAACCTGGGCGGCGCCCTGGTGGAGGCGACCAGCGCCAACCCGGCCCTGAACTACGCGATCACCTTCCCGGACGGCACGTACACCCTGCGCGTGCCCGCCGGGGCGCAGACCCTCAAGGCCAGCGCGGGTGGATACCTGGACGGCACGCTGACCGTCACGGCGCCCGCGCAGGACGCGAACATCGACCTGGCGCGCGACCTGCGCACGAAGTACAACATCGACGGCGACCTGAGCGACTGGACCGCTCCCGCCGTCAGCGTGCAGAGCCCCGCCGAGGGGACTTTCGGCGCGAACAACAACTGGCTGAGCCTGCGGGCCGACCGCGACGCCCAGTACCTGTACCTCGCGTACACGTACCGCGTGGACGGCAACAGCGCCATCCTGTACCTCGACACCGCGCCCGGCGGCGCGAAACAGGCCGACAGCTTTGACGCCTGGAAACGCGCCGCGACCTTCGGCGGGCAGGTGGACGGCGTGAACGCCTTCATCGCCCGCTACGGCACCGAGAAAGCCCAACTGCGCCTCGTGCAGAGCGACACCGCCACGCCCGAGGTGAACGCCGCCGACTACCTGCAGGCCAGCAGCGGCGCGGCCCCCGATCAGACCGTGGAACTCGCGATTCCCTGGACGGCGCTGGGCCTGAGCGGCAGACCCGCCGCCGGGACCGGCCTGATGGGCGGCATCTTCGGCGGGGACGGCTACGGCGCGGGCGACATCATCCCCGACGCGAAGAGCACCCCGGCAGGCGCGAACACCATCACCGACTGCTATGGCTCCTGCCGCGCCACGTTCACGGAACCCCTCAAGCTGCCCTGA
- a CDS encoding eCIS core domain-containing protein — protein sequence MAEFQHRSRTPDRRAAHRTRLGPSPELAETAAQRAAAPLQRFLSTPVRAQGQAARPVLRAATLQRQEEAHLSGARAVVQQQVAALGDVPPVQRHAQTPLPARPVTPSDWVTVMRHRAESVEGQRLDTRTFGDFHTLQRQVAQSLSQGFRMDRGEPATRYATYGEHLATLQRHALSAPVSRVVLSMVPPAERVPLQRATDEALHRQMAQEQAVLNFDTLASLQRQLAELDTEATQPVLQRIQARRGAGNPLPETVQRHLEQGLNHDLSRVRIHDDAEADKLAKGVNAVAFTTGTDIFFQSGRFDPNTQTGLELLAHEVTHTVQQSQGRVGKGIDPDAGLEAEARSMGARLAQSGPQFGTKHIPRPRAALLAPTAPATPTVQRWANPLNHLRKLKEKAKTAVRQVIRTVREPAARKAALNAIKRAVPTQIRRSVQTAIQKGKTRVEAASSRVTQVVRRAPQVQKLLKVANGLPARARTAITAAAARTRQAAQTLGTASGRARLAQRARAAAQQTLQAAARRLPPRAQATLGRIGRTATAATHNLRQLGVSVRSFTTDPTYRKKTLTRLTQTPMVSGLVKVGGNLKRFTTDRAYRAHQLHRLAQAGQRITLPVTQLGRDISSLGKNAMVSVVQKSKEAMAWATRKFEQAKNSKVGQSIQKSWAWMKSTEGKATLAKFGTAIATGVAVVAVVGTGGAALPLVLAAAGVASGVAGSLAENAVLRKSGEKKYAGRKLTHGITPTTMLVDGALGVALGPAARIVGGAANRLVGSAVRYAGGGLKVAGRYAGAGLHNLRTEAMRRLGSMQSTSYRTMQQVQQESSHIWQATRQGVQTYNRAISAQVRAGIRGDMLGNAGWRGMAQRDAATLLAGTDVLRKAVNQVARARVKAQLSGPMGKTLARQRLNMPGASTRKLQAALFNELKANSPDDLLAAAWKANAQLRRAAYSETFRGIGRQLKQVAFGNASTLPGKALNLATMGPRLVAGNVAQKVGHHYGAFATGGFAGGAGTLAGSASEELVKFAGLKFSQNVKADTQKNPESSIPGAAKATLEEFGKSSTYRDAALQGILGVSPELLGKEGMLPGAAGYDLIFKQAGASLGNTLGGDIHEVADASSEEEK from the coding sequence ATGGCTGAATTCCAGCACCGCTCACGGACCCCGGACCGCCGCGCCGCGCACCGGACCAGACTCGGCCCCAGCCCGGAGCTAGCCGAGACTGCTGCGCAGCGCGCGGCTGCGCCGCTGCAGCGGTTCCTGAGCACGCCCGTCCGCGCGCAGGGTCAGGCCGCCCGGCCCGTCCTGCGCGCCGCCACGCTCCAGCGGCAGGAGGAGGCCCACCTGTCGGGTGCCCGCGCCGTGGTGCAGCAGCAGGTCGCGGCCCTGGGTGACGTACCCCCCGTGCAGCGGCACGCCCAGACGCCTCTCCCCGCGCGGCCCGTCACGCCGTCCGACTGGGTCACCGTCATGCGCCACCGCGCCGAGAGCGTCGAGGGGCAGCGTCTGGACACCCGCACCTTCGGGGACTTCCACACCCTCCAGCGGCAGGTCGCCCAGTCCCTGAGTCAGGGCTTCCGCATGGACCGGGGTGAACCCGCCACTCGCTACGCCACGTACGGGGAGCACCTCGCCACGCTGCAACGCCACGCGCTGAGCGCCCCGGTCTCCCGCGTGGTGCTGAGCATGGTGCCTCCCGCCGAGCGAGTGCCCCTCCAGCGGGCGACAGACGAGGCCCTGCACCGTCAGATGGCGCAGGAGCAGGCAGTCCTGAACTTCGACACCCTCGCGTCCCTGCAACGCCAGCTGGCCGAACTGGACACCGAGGCCACCCAGCCTGTCCTGCAGCGGATTCAGGCGCGACGGGGCGCGGGGAACCCCCTCCCAGAGACCGTCCAGCGGCATCTGGAGCAGGGATTGAATCATGACCTGAGCCGCGTGCGGATTCACGACGACGCGGAAGCGGACAAGCTGGCCAAGGGGGTGAATGCGGTGGCGTTCACGACGGGCACGGACATCTTCTTCCAGTCGGGACGGTTCGACCCGAACACGCAGACTGGCCTGGAGTTGCTGGCGCACGAGGTGACACACACCGTGCAGCAGAGCCAGGGGCGCGTCGGGAAAGGCATCGACCCGGACGCCGGACTGGAAGCCGAAGCGCGGAGTATGGGCGCCAGACTCGCGCAGAGCGGCCCGCAGTTCGGCACGAAACACATCCCCAGGCCCCGCGCGGCCCTCCTTGCCCCCACCGCACCCGCCACCCCCACCGTGCAACGCTGGGCGAACCCCCTGAACCACCTCCGGAAACTCAAGGAGAAAGCGAAGACTGCCGTCAGGCAGGTCATCCGCACCGTCCGCGAACCTGCCGCCCGCAAAGCCGCCCTGAACGCCATCAAGCGCGCCGTGCCTACGCAGATCCGCCGCAGCGTCCAGACCGCCATCCAGAAAGGAAAAACGCGCGTCGAGGCCGCCAGCAGCCGCGTCACGCAGGTCGTCCGCCGCGCCCCGCAGGTGCAGAAGCTCCTCAAGGTCGCCAATGGCCTCCCCGCCCGTGCCCGGACGGCCATCACCGCCGCTGCCGCCCGCACCCGGCAGGCCGCGCAGACCCTCGGTACCGCCAGTGGCCGCGCCCGCCTCGCGCAGCGCGCCCGCGCGGCCGCCCAGCAGACCCTCCAGGCCGCCGCCCGCCGCCTCCCACCCCGCGCGCAGGCCACCCTGGGCAGGATCGGACGCACCGCCACCGCTGCCACCCACAACCTCAGGCAACTGGGCGTCAGCGTCCGCAGTTTCACCACCGACCCCACCTACCGCAAGAAAACCCTGACCCGCCTCACGCAGACCCCCATGGTCAGCGGGCTCGTGAAGGTCGGCGGGAACCTGAAGCGCTTCACCACCGACCGCGCCTACCGCGCCCATCAACTCCACCGCCTCGCGCAGGCCGGACAGCGCATCACCCTGCCCGTCACGCAGCTGGGCCGCGACATCAGCAGCCTCGGCAAGAACGCCATGGTCAGCGTCGTCCAGAAAAGCAAGGAAGCCATGGCCTGGGCCACCAGGAAATTCGAGCAGGCCAAAAACAGCAAGGTCGGCCAGAGCATCCAGAAAAGCTGGGCGTGGATGAAAAGCACCGAGGGCAAAGCCACCCTGGCCAAATTCGGCACGGCCATCGCTACGGGCGTCGCCGTAGTCGCCGTCGTCGGCACCGGCGGCGCCGCCCTTCCCCTCGTCCTGGCCGCCGCCGGAGTCGCCAGTGGCGTCGCGGGCAGCCTCGCCGAGAACGCCGTCCTGCGCAAGTCCGGCGAAAAGAAATACGCCGGACGCAAACTGACTCACGGCATCACCCCCACCACCATGCTCGTTGACGGAGCGCTGGGTGTCGCCCTCGGCCCCGCCGCCCGCATCGTCGGCGGCGCCGCCAACCGCCTCGTCGGCAGCGCCGTCAGGTACGCCGGCGGCGGCCTGAAAGTCGCCGGTAGATACGCCGGAGCAGGACTGCACAATCTCAGGACGGAGGCGATGCGCCGCCTTGGCTCGATGCAGAGCACCAGTTACAGGACGATGCAGCAGGTGCAGCAGGAGTCATCGCACATCTGGCAGGCCACCCGGCAGGGCGTACAGACCTACAACCGCGCTATCTCGGCGCAAGTCCGTGCCGGTATCCGGGGGGACATGCTCGGCAACGCGGGCTGGCGTGGCATGGCCCAGCGGGACGCCGCGACCCTGCTGGCCGGAACGGACGTGCTGAGGAAAGCCGTCAATCAGGTGGCCCGCGCGCGCGTGAAGGCACAACTGAGCGGTCCGATGGGCAAGACCCTGGCCCGTCAGCGCCTGAACATGCCCGGCGCCAGCACCCGCAAGCTTCAGGCGGCGCTGTTCAACGAACTGAAGGCCAATTCGCCCGATGACCTGCTCGCCGCGGCCTGGAAAGCCAACGCCCAGCTGCGGCGCGCGGCCTACAGTGAGACTTTCCGGGGCATCGGGCGTCAACTGAAGCAGGTGGCGTTCGGCAACGCCAGTACTCTGCCGGGCAAGGCGCTCAATCTGGCCACCATGGGCCCAAGGCTGGTCGCTGGCAATGTCGCGCAGAAAGTGGGCCACCACTACGGAGCCTTTGCAACTGGCGGTTTCGCTGGAGGTGCGGGAACCCTGGCCGGAAGTGCCAGCGAGGAACTGGTGAAGTTTGCTGGCCTCAAATTCTCACAGAATGTCAAGGCAGATACACAGAAGAATCCAGAGTCCAGTATTCCTGGCGCGGCGAAAGCCACACTTGAAGAATTTGGAAAATCCTCTACTTACAGGGACGCCGCATTGCAGGGAATCCTCGGAGTATCACCGGAACTTCTTGGCAAAGAAGGCATGCTGCCGGGTGCAGCAGGGTATGACCTGATATTCAAGCAGGCGGGCGCCAGCCTGGGCAACACTCTGGGTGGGGATATTCACGAGGTTGCAGATGCGTCTTCGGAAGAGGAAAAGTAA
- a CDS encoding DUF47 domain-containing protein, with product MVLSKFMPSNPKFSEKFTAAARNAHATAQALVDLLENYTDVDAKVQRVRDLEHEGDRLSGEVTSLLAESFIVPFDREDIIALNDELDDLVDDMEDAARKLSLYGVEAPLPAMARLARVVEQQCALLAQGMPMIEQNNKVGELARIAKEIRALEDRGDTISDEVQRTLYHGVNDVQGMIRAMRGGEIVALIENASDQAQRVAKTVESILLKNA from the coding sequence ATGGTTCTGTCTAAATTCATGCCCAGCAACCCCAAGTTCAGTGAGAAGTTCACGGCCGCCGCCCGCAACGCGCACGCGACCGCGCAGGCCCTGGTGGATCTGCTGGAGAACTACACCGACGTCGACGCCAAGGTCCAGCGCGTGCGGGACCTGGAGCACGAGGGCGACCGCCTGAGCGGCGAGGTCACCAGCCTGCTGGCCGAGTCGTTCATCGTGCCCTTCGACCGTGAGGACATCATCGCCCTGAACGACGAACTGGACGATCTGGTCGACGACATGGAGGACGCCGCGCGCAAGCTCAGCCTGTACGGCGTGGAGGCCCCGCTGCCCGCCATGGCGCGCCTGGCGCGCGTGGTCGAGCAGCAGTGCGCGCTGCTGGCGCAGGGCATGCCCATGATCGAGCAGAACAACAAGGTCGGTGAACTGGCCCGCATCGCCAAGGAGATCCGCGCGCTGGAGGATCGGGGCGACACGATCAGCGACGAGGTGCAGCGCACCCTGTACCACGGCGTGAACGACGTGCAGGGCATGATCCGCGCCATGCGCGGCGGCGAGATCGTGGCGCTCATCGAGAACGCGAGCGATCAGGCGCAGCGGGTCGCGAAGACTGTCGAAAGCATCCTGCTGAAGAACGCCTGA